A section of the Streptomyces sp. CG1 genome encodes:
- a CDS encoding DoxX family membrane protein, with the protein MSCYDRRDLGLLLLRLGAGGVLAAHGAQKLFGWFGGHGMEGTGQFMESVGYAPGKASATAAGLAETGGGTLLALGLATPGAGAAAAGAMAGAAAVHLPNGFFAQAGGYEYAATLGLAAAGLAISGPGRLSLDHALGHVFDRGWMVPAALGVTAAATAAVIGARNCRVRTKTEGKQEALFEEFEE; encoded by the coding sequence GTGAGCTGCTACGACCGACGTGATCTGGGCCTGCTGCTGCTCCGGCTGGGGGCCGGCGGGGTGCTGGCCGCGCACGGCGCGCAGAAACTGTTCGGCTGGTTCGGCGGGCACGGTATGGAGGGCACGGGCCAGTTCATGGAGTCCGTCGGCTACGCGCCGGGCAAGGCGAGCGCTACGGCGGCGGGCCTGGCGGAGACCGGCGGCGGCACCCTCCTCGCCCTGGGCCTGGCGACCCCGGGGGCGGGCGCGGCGGCGGCCGGCGCGATGGCGGGAGCGGCGGCGGTGCACCTGCCCAACGGCTTCTTCGCCCAGGCGGGCGGCTACGAGTACGCGGCAACCCTGGGCCTCGCAGCCGCAGGCCTCGCCATCAGCGGCCCCGGCCGCCTCTCCCTCGACCATGCCCTGGGCCACGTCTTCGACCGCGGCTGGATGGTCCCGGCGGCCCTGGGGGTGACGGCGGCGGCCACGGCCGCGGTGATCGGCGCGAGGAACTGCCGGGTACGGACGAAGACGGAGGGCAAACAGGAGGCACTGTTCGAGGAGTTCGAGGAGTAG
- a CDS encoding AraC family transcriptional regulator, producing MAEQALWTRARLGHEGPPLDLLTADFRRHTYAPHAHDEYTIGVCVGGSEVIDYRGGHIRTGPGTIVVLDPGEMHTGGPGNATDGYAYRALYAEPSLLADGTLGGLPHFREPLLDDPELATALRLTHTELSACPDPLEAESRLPWLLTALARRHSTARPASDAIPGAGAIARLVRDRLADDLTAPPPLAGLAADLGLSRYQLLRAFRTTMGIPPYAWLAQYRVSRARGLLEAGLRPAEVATLVGFADQAHLTRWFRRVLGVTPAAYRNSVQDSR from the coding sequence ATGGCGGAACAGGCGCTGTGGACGCGCGCCCGGCTGGGCCACGAAGGCCCCCCGCTCGACCTCCTGACGGCGGACTTCCGCCGGCACACCTACGCCCCGCACGCCCACGACGAGTACACGATCGGCGTCTGTGTCGGCGGCAGCGAGGTCATCGACTACCGGGGCGGCCACATCCGCACCGGCCCCGGCACCATCGTCGTCCTCGACCCCGGTGAGATGCACACCGGCGGCCCCGGCAACGCCACCGACGGCTACGCCTACCGCGCCCTGTACGCCGAGCCGTCGCTGCTGGCCGACGGCACCCTCGGCGGCCTTCCGCACTTCCGCGAACCCCTCCTCGACGACCCCGAGCTGGCCACGGCCCTTCGCCTCACTCACACGGAACTCAGTGCCTGCCCCGACCCCCTCGAAGCCGAATCCCGCCTCCCCTGGCTGCTGACGGCCCTGGCCCGCCGCCACTCCACGGCCCGCCCCGCGTCCGACGCCATCCCCGGCGCCGGCGCGATCGCCCGGCTGGTCCGCGACCGCCTCGCCGACGACCTCACGGCACCGCCCCCGCTGGCGGGCCTCGCCGCCGACCTGGGGCTGTCCCGCTACCAGCTCCTACGGGCCTTCCGTACGACGATGGGCATACCCCCGTACGCCTGGCTCGCCCAGTACCGGGTGAGCAGGGCGCGGGGACTGCTGGAGGCGGGCCTGCGCCCGGCGGAGGTGGCGACGCTGGTGGGCTTCGCCGACCAGGCACACCTGACCCGCTGGTTCCGCCGGGTGCTGGGGGTGACGCCGGCGGCGTACCGCAACAGCGTTCAAGACTCCCGGTGA
- a CDS encoding TetR/AcrR family transcriptional regulator, translated as MGEELSLRERKKLATRQRISDIATGLFIERGFDAVTVAEVARQADVSAMTVFNYFPRKEDLFLDRIPQAAELLAKAVRDRAASEPPLTALRRLALQLLDQRHPLGGVGDTFAPFWQVVVDSPALRARAREGAEEVERALAAALTDTAAPDPHLLAALVVAAYRTVFAASVRRLMAGTPADEVAHEHRLRVEAAFAALERTGLDG; from the coding sequence ATGGGTGAGGAACTTTCGCTGAGGGAACGCAAGAAACTGGCCACGCGGCAGCGGATCTCGGACATCGCGACGGGCCTGTTCATCGAGCGTGGCTTCGACGCGGTGACGGTCGCCGAGGTCGCGCGACAGGCGGACGTCTCCGCGATGACGGTCTTCAACTACTTCCCGCGCAAGGAGGACCTGTTCCTCGACCGCATCCCGCAGGCCGCCGAACTGCTCGCCAAAGCGGTGCGCGACCGGGCCGCCAGCGAGCCTCCGCTCACCGCCCTGCGCCGCCTCGCCCTTCAACTGCTGGACCAGCGGCACCCGTTGGGCGGCGTGGGGGACACCTTCGCCCCCTTCTGGCAGGTCGTCGTCGACTCGCCGGCCCTGCGCGCCCGCGCCCGCGAGGGTGCCGAGGAGGTGGAGCGCGCGCTGGCCGCCGCCCTCACCGACACCGCCGCGCCCGACCCACACCTCCTGGCGGCACTGGTCGTGGCGGCCTACCGGACGGTCTTCGCCGCCTCCGTACGCCGGCTGATGGCGGGCACACCGGCGGACGAGGTGGCGCACGAGCACCGGCTGCGCGTGGAGGCGGCCTTCGCGGCGCTGGAACGAACGGGTCTTGACGGCTGA
- a CDS encoding FAD-dependent monooxygenase, with translation MTTTDYDVVVAGAGPVGLLLGCELALGGARVLVVERLAEVDETIKAGAINIPSAVALYRRGLLPELTAAWEAARERMLAFRGKGGESRLPPKFSGHFAGITMTQDLFDGSDPAWAEAGPAADSGLGVPQAALERILARHAERLGVEVRRGVALTGFDADADGVAVHTDGGTIRAGWLAGCDGGRSTVRKLAGFDFPGTDPEITGYQAIVELTGGERLGSGWNTTDVGTYVNGPFPGRILSVEFDGPPADRSAPITAEELQASLRRVSGVPEVTITKALSATRFTDNARQATDYRKGRVLLAGDAAHVHSPFGGQGLNLGLGDAMNLGWKLAAVVRGTAPVSLLDTYTAERHPIGAWVLDWTRAQIAVMRPDRHARALRRVVTDLALTTTGTTYLVTRISGIWQRYDLPGDHPLTGASAPDLVLSDGSRLGDHLHSGRALLLDLTDDPELRARAEGYGGLLDVRTLTCPDRPGLRALLTRPDGFVAWAADTEDADAKGLPEALERWLGAPHVAA, from the coding sequence ATGACGACGACCGATTACGACGTGGTGGTGGCCGGCGCCGGCCCCGTGGGGCTCTTGCTCGGCTGCGAGCTGGCGCTCGGCGGTGCGCGGGTGCTGGTCGTGGAGCGGCTGGCCGAGGTGGACGAGACGATCAAGGCGGGCGCGATCAACATCCCGAGCGCGGTCGCCCTGTACCGGCGCGGACTGCTGCCCGAGCTGACGGCGGCGTGGGAAGCGGCGCGGGAGCGGATGCTCGCCTTCCGGGGCAAGGGCGGCGAGTCCAGGCTCCCGCCCAAGTTCTCCGGGCACTTCGCCGGGATCACGATGACCCAGGACCTGTTCGACGGCTCCGACCCGGCCTGGGCCGAGGCCGGCCCCGCCGCCGACAGCGGACTCGGCGTGCCGCAGGCCGCGCTGGAGCGGATCCTGGCCCGGCATGCCGAGCGACTCGGGGTGGAGGTGCGCCGGGGTGTGGCGCTGACCGGATTCGACGCGGACGCGGACGGGGTCGCCGTACACACGGACGGAGGGACGATTCGCGCCGGCTGGCTCGCCGGCTGCGACGGCGGCCGCAGCACCGTCCGCAAGCTCGCCGGGTTCGACTTCCCGGGCACGGACCCGGAGATCACCGGCTATCAGGCGATCGTGGAGCTGACCGGCGGAGAGCGGCTGGGCTCGGGCTGGAACACCACCGACGTGGGGACGTACGTCAACGGGCCGTTCCCCGGGCGGATCCTCAGCGTCGAGTTCGACGGGCCCCCGGCGGACCGCTCGGCGCCCATCACCGCCGAGGAGCTGCAGGCCAGTCTGCGCCGGGTGTCGGGCGTGCCCGAGGTCACCATCACCAAGGCGCTCAGCGCCACCCGGTTCACGGACAACGCCCGTCAGGCCACGGACTACCGCAAGGGCCGGGTCCTGCTCGCGGGCGACGCGGCGCATGTGCACTCGCCGTTCGGCGGGCAGGGGCTCAACCTCGGCCTCGGGGATGCGATGAACCTGGGATGGAAGCTGGCCGCCGTCGTACGCGGTACGGCACCGGTGTCCCTGCTCGACACCTACACCGCCGAGCGGCATCCGATCGGCGCCTGGGTGCTCGACTGGACCCGGGCCCAGATCGCGGTGATGCGCCCGGACCGGCACGCCCGTGCGCTGCGCCGGGTGGTGACCGATCTGGCGCTGACCACGACCGGGACGACGTACCTCGTCACCAGGATCTCCGGCATCTGGCAGCGCTACGACCTGCCCGGCGACCATCCGCTGACCGGCGCGAGCGCCCCCGACCTCGTGCTGTCCGACGGTTCCCGGCTCGGCGACCATCTGCACTCCGGCCGCGCCCTGCTGCTCGACCTCACCGACGACCCCGAGCTGCGGGCCCGCGCCGAGGGGTACGGCGGCCTGCTGGACGTCCGTACCCTCACCTGCCCGGACCGGCCCGGGCTCAGGGCGCTCCTCACACGGCCTGACGGATTCGTGGCCTGGGCGGCCGACACGGAGGACGCGGACGCCAAGGGTTTGCCGGAGGCCCTGGAACGCTGGCTCGGCGCGCCGCATGTCGCCGCTTGA
- a CDS encoding MerR family transcriptional regulator, which translates to MRIGELAAAVGVTTRTVRHYHQLGLLPEPERRPNGYRHYTLRHAVVLARIRRLTELGLGLAEVRDVLAKDAGKDLVEVLTELDEDLARQEAEIRERRQRLRELLTTGELPADGPLSPELADLLGALPGSDSPMAAKDREILALIDTGAAPEERERLLAALRGALDDPDVLTRTREAYALLDALENAAPDDPRMERAARTLAGCIPRGLLPASDIDQDNAVLRALYADFAPAQAEAIRRTLKILKGAGS; encoded by the coding sequence ATGCGGATCGGAGAACTCGCCGCCGCCGTCGGCGTCACGACGCGCACCGTGCGGCACTACCACCAGCTGGGCCTGCTGCCCGAACCGGAGCGCCGCCCCAACGGCTACCGGCACTACACGCTCCGGCACGCCGTCGTGCTCGCCCGGATCCGGCGGCTGACCGAGCTGGGGCTGGGGCTCGCCGAGGTGCGGGACGTGCTCGCAAAGGACGCGGGGAAGGACCTGGTCGAGGTTCTCACCGAACTGGACGAGGACCTGGCCCGGCAGGAGGCGGAGATCCGGGAGCGGCGACAGCGGCTGCGGGAGTTGCTGACCACCGGGGAGCTGCCCGCCGACGGCCCGCTCTCGCCCGAACTGGCGGACCTGCTCGGCGCGTTGCCCGGCAGCGACTCGCCCATGGCCGCCAAGGACCGCGAGATCCTCGCGCTGATCGACACCGGCGCCGCCCCCGAGGAACGGGAGCGGCTGCTGGCCGCGCTGCGCGGTGCCCTGGACGACCCGGACGTCCTGACCCGGACCCGGGAGGCGTACGCGCTGCTCGACGCGCTGGAAAACGCCGCGCCGGACGACCCGCGTATGGAGCGGGCCGCGCGGACGCTGGCCGGCTGCATCCCGCGGGGGCTGCTGCCCGCGTCGGACATCGACCAGGACAACGCCGTCCTCCGCGCCCTCTACGCCGACTTCGCCCCCGCACAGGCCGAGGCGATCCGTCGTACGCTGAAGATCCTCAAGGGGGCGGGGAGTTGA
- a CDS encoding RNB domain-containing ribonuclease, with product MPRRKIRVTGAPEAPLRAALAALRTELGVPEAFPPEVQEAAERAAKAPALPVYDATDIPFFTLDPPTSTDLDQATHLSRHGTGYRVRYAIADVAAFVVPGGALDTEALRRVNTLYFPDEKIPLHPTVLSEGAASLLPDQVRPAVLWTIDLDADGRTGAVDVRRALVRSRAKLDYGRVQRQIDARTAEEPLALLKEIGEARERQETERGGISLNVPEQQITEQDHTYVLGYRAPLPAEAWNAQLSLLTGMAAADLMLAHGTGVLRTLPAAPDGAVARLRRTAVALHIDWPHHMSYAALIRTLDPHDTHHAAFLQECTALLRGAGYTVFRDGVLPAITTHAAVAAPYTHCTAPLRRLADRYAAEICLAAVAGESPPDWVLAALGALPRRMADGARIAGTVERECVDIVEAALLKDRVGDVFDGCVVDVDEHRPTVGTVQLISPAVIGRIEGDRLPLGERLRVRLAQADPGTSKILFTAA from the coding sequence ATGCCCCGCCGCAAGATCCGCGTGACCGGTGCCCCCGAGGCTCCGCTCCGGGCCGCGCTCGCCGCGCTGCGCACCGAGCTCGGTGTTCCGGAGGCCTTCCCGCCGGAGGTCCAGGAGGCGGCCGAGCGCGCGGCGAAGGCGCCCGCCCTGCCGGTGTACGACGCCACGGACATCCCCTTCTTCACCCTCGACCCGCCCACCTCCACCGACCTCGACCAGGCCACGCACCTGTCCCGGCACGGCACCGGCTACCGGGTCCGGTACGCCATCGCCGACGTCGCCGCCTTCGTCGTACCCGGCGGAGCCCTGGACACGGAGGCCCTGCGCCGGGTGAACACCCTGTACTTCCCCGACGAGAAGATCCCGCTGCATCCCACCGTGCTCAGCGAGGGCGCGGCCAGCCTGCTGCCGGACCAGGTCCGCCCGGCCGTGCTGTGGACGATCGACCTGGACGCGGACGGCCGGACCGGCGCCGTCGACGTGCGCCGCGCCCTGGTCCGCAGCCGCGCCAAGCTCGACTACGGGCGCGTGCAGCGGCAGATCGACGCCAGGACCGCCGAGGAGCCTCTCGCGCTGCTCAAGGAGATCGGCGAGGCGAGGGAACGGCAGGAGACCGAGCGCGGCGGTATCTCCCTGAACGTGCCCGAGCAGCAGATCACCGAGCAGGACCACACCTACGTCCTCGGATACCGGGCCCCGCTGCCCGCCGAGGCCTGGAACGCCCAGCTGTCCCTGCTCACCGGCATGGCCGCCGCCGACCTGATGCTCGCCCACGGCACCGGCGTCCTGCGTACCCTCCCGGCCGCCCCCGACGGCGCCGTGGCCCGTCTGCGCCGTACCGCCGTCGCCCTGCACATCGACTGGCCGCACCACATGTCGTACGCGGCCCTGATCCGCACCCTCGACCCGCACGACACCCACCACGCGGCCTTCCTCCAGGAGTGCACCGCCCTGTTGCGCGGCGCCGGCTACACCGTCTTCCGGGACGGTGTGCTGCCCGCCATCACCACGCACGCCGCCGTCGCCGCCCCCTACACCCACTGCACCGCCCCGCTGCGTCGCCTCGCCGACCGCTACGCCGCCGAGATCTGCCTCGCCGCCGTCGCAGGCGAGTCCCCGCCCGACTGGGTGCTCGCCGCGCTCGGCGCACTGCCCCGGCGGATGGCCGACGGCGCCCGTATCGCCGGCACGGTCGAGCGCGAGTGCGTGGACATCGTGGAGGCGGCCCTGCTCAAGGACCGGGTCGGGGACGTCTTCGACGGCTGTGTGGTGGACGTCGACGAGCACCGGCCGACCGTCGGCACCGTGCAGTTGATCTCCCCGGCGGTCATCGGCCGCATCGAGGGCGACCGCCTCCCGCTCGGCGAACGGCTCCGGGTCCGGCTCGCCCAGGCCGATCCGGGTACGTCCAAGATCCTCTTCACGGCCGCGTGA
- the yaaA gene encoding peroxide stress protein YaaA: MLVLLPPSEGKANSGAGAPLELDALSLPGLTAARRAAVTELVELCCGDEEKAREVLGLSEGLRGEVAKNAGLPTAGARPADEIYTGVLYDALGLATLDAAGRQRAAGSLLVFSGLWGAVRVTDRIPSYRCSMGVKLPGLGALAGHWRAPMAEVLPEAAGDGLVLDLRSSAYAAAWKPKGEVAGRTATVRVLHAPTRKVVSHFNKATKGRIVRSLLSEGAEPKDPAELVEVLRDLGYEVEAQTPGKAGKAWSLDVLVEEIH; the protein is encoded by the coding sequence GTGCTGGTCCTGCTGCCACCGTCCGAAGGCAAGGCGAACTCGGGCGCGGGTGCCCCGCTGGAGCTGGATGCGCTGTCCCTGCCCGGTCTGACCGCTGCCCGCCGGGCGGCGGTCACCGAGCTGGTGGAGCTGTGCTGCGGTGACGAGGAGAAGGCGCGCGAGGTGCTCGGGCTGAGCGAGGGGCTGCGCGGCGAGGTCGCGAAGAACGCCGGCCTGCCGACGGCGGGCGCCCGCCCCGCCGACGAGATCTACACCGGTGTCCTCTACGACGCCCTCGGCCTGGCCACCCTGGACGCGGCGGGGCGGCAGCGCGCGGCCGGCTCGCTGCTGGTGTTCTCCGGGCTGTGGGGCGCGGTGCGCGTGACGGACCGGATCCCCTCCTACCGCTGTTCGATGGGCGTGAAGCTGCCCGGGCTCGGCGCGCTGGCGGGGCATTGGCGGGCACCGATGGCCGAGGTGCTGCCCGAGGCGGCCGGGGACGGCCTGGTGCTGGATCTGCGTTCCTCCGCATACGCGGCGGCCTGGAAGCCGAAGGGCGAGGTCGCGGGGCGGACGGCGACCGTGCGGGTGCTGCACGCGCCGACGCGGAAGGTGGTCAGCCACTTCAACAAGGCGACGAAGGGGCGGATCGTACGGAGCCTGCTGTCGGAGGGCGCCGAGCCGAAGGACCCGGCCGAGCTGGTGGAGGTGCTGCGGGACCTCGGGTACGAGGTGGAGGCCCAGACGCCGGGGAAGGCGGGCAAGGCGTGGTCGCTGGATGTGCTGGTGGAGGAGATTCACTGA
- the eda gene encoding bifunctional 4-hydroxy-2-oxoglutarate aldolase/2-dehydro-3-deoxy-phosphogluconate aldolase: MTSPLPSSSPASVLDLVGHAPVVPVVVVSDAADAVPLARALVAGGLPAIEVTLRTPAALDAVRAIAAEVPQAVVGAGTVITPEQVDACVAVGARFLVSPGWTNALLEAMRGSGVPFLPGVSTTSEVVALLERGVREMKFFPAQAAGGTAYLRSLAGPLPQARFCPTGGIVPGNAPEYLSLPNVGCVGGSWMVPADAVAAGDWARIEELARGAARLGGVRDAGGTCR, encoded by the coding sequence ATGACCTCGCCGCTGCCCTCGTCCTCGCCTGCCTCCGTACTGGATCTCGTGGGTCACGCGCCCGTCGTGCCCGTGGTGGTCGTCTCCGACGCCGCCGATGCCGTACCGCTGGCGCGGGCGCTGGTGGCGGGCGGACTTCCGGCGATCGAGGTGACGCTCAGGACGCCGGCGGCACTGGACGCGGTCCGGGCGATCGCCGCCGAGGTGCCGCAGGCCGTGGTCGGCGCGGGCACGGTGATCACGCCGGAGCAGGTGGACGCTTGTGTGGCGGTGGGAGCGCGGTTCCTGGTCAGCCCCGGGTGGACGAACGCCCTGCTGGAGGCGATGCGCGGATCCGGGGTGCCGTTCCTGCCCGGGGTGTCGACCACCTCGGAGGTCGTGGCACTGCTGGAGCGCGGGGTGCGGGAGATGAAGTTCTTCCCGGCGCAGGCGGCGGGCGGTACGGCGTATCTGCGGTCGCTGGCCGGGCCGTTGCCGCAGGCTCGCTTCTGTCCCACGGGCGGGATCGTTCCGGGGAACGCGCCGGAGTACCTCTCGCTGCCCAACGTGGGCTGCGTGGGCGGCAGTTGGATGGTCCCGGCGGATGCGGTGGCCGCCGGGGACTGGGCGCGGATCGAGGAGCTGGCGCGGGGCGCTGCGCGGCTCGGCGGGGTCAGGGACGCAGGTGGGACGTGTCGTTGA
- a CDS encoding bifunctional RNase H/acid phosphatase, translating into MREFIVEADGGSRGNPGPAGYGTVVSDAATGETLTELAEYIGVATNNVAEYRGLLAGLRAAHTLDPAAMVHVRMDSKLVIEQMSGRWKIKHPDMKPLATESRSVFPPDQVTYEWIPREQNKHADRLANEAMDAGARGEQWSPSEPAVAAGGRAAAAAPLPQKAAPRSERRPTTPDEEHRATPGWSSAPDLGAPATFVLLRHGETPLTPQKRFSGSGGTDPSLSTAGREQAHRVAEALARRGTIETILASPLTRTRETAAVVATRLGLDVTIEDGLRETDFGAWEGLTFGEVRDRHPDDLNAWLADPEAHPTGGGESFAETATRIAATRDKLVAAYAGRTVLLVTHVTPIKTFVRLALGAPPESLFRMELSAASLSAVAYYADGNASVRLFNDTSHLRP; encoded by the coding sequence GTGCGGGAGTTCATCGTCGAGGCGGACGGCGGCTCGCGGGGCAACCCCGGGCCGGCCGGCTACGGCACGGTGGTCAGCGACGCGGCGACGGGGGAGACCCTGACCGAGCTGGCCGAGTACATCGGCGTCGCCACCAACAACGTGGCCGAGTACCGGGGCCTGCTGGCGGGCCTGCGCGCCGCCCACACCCTGGACCCGGCCGCCATGGTCCACGTCCGCATGGACTCCAAGCTGGTCATCGAGCAGATGTCGGGCCGCTGGAAGATCAAACACCCCGACATGAAGCCCCTGGCGACGGAGTCGAGGTCCGTCTTCCCACCCGACCAGGTCACGTACGAGTGGATCCCCCGCGAACAGAACAAACACGCGGACCGCTTGGCGAACGAGGCGATGGACGCGGGGGCGAGGGGCGAACAGTGGTCCCCGTCTGAACCGGCCGTAGCTGCGGGCGGTCGTGCTGCTGCGGCGGCGCCCCTCCCGCAGAAGGCGGCACCTCGAAGCGAGCGGCGCCCGACCACCCCCGACGAGGAACACCGCGCGACGCCGGGCTGGAGCTCCGCTCCCGACCTCGGCGCCCCGGCAACCTTCGTCCTCCTCCGCCACGGCGAAACCCCCCTCACCCCCCAGAAGCGCTTCTCCGGCAGCGGCGGCACCGACCCCTCCCTCTCCACCGCCGGCCGCGAACAGGCCCACCGAGTCGCGGAGGCACTCGCCAGGCGCGGCACCATCGAGACCATCCTCGCCTCCCCCCTCACCCGCACTCGCGAAACCGCCGCCGTCGTGGCCACCCGCCTCGGCCTCGACGTGACGATCGAGGACGGCCTGCGCGAGACGGACTTCGGCGCCTGGGAGGGCCTCACCTTCGGCGAGGTCCGCGACCGTCACCCCGACGACCTGAACGCCTGGCTGGCCGACCCGGAGGCCCACCCCACCGGCGGCGGCGAGAGCTTCGCCGAGACGGCCACCCGGATCGCCGCCACCCGCGACAAGCTGGTCGCCGCCTACGCGGGCCGCACGGTCCTGCTGGTCACGCACGTCACCCCGATCAAGACCTTCGTCCGCCTGGCCCTCGGCGCCCCACCCGAGTCGCTGTTCCGCATGGAACTCTCGGCGGCCTCCCTGTCGGCGGTGGCGTACTACGCGGACGGCAACGCGAGCGTACGGCTCTTCAACGACACGTCCCACCTGCGTCCCTGA
- a CDS encoding zinc ribbon domain-containing protein, with amino-acid sequence MNAAPADQIRLLDVQALDVRLQQLAHKRKSLPEHAEIDSLNKDLTQLRDLLVAAQTEESDTAREQTKAEQDVDQVRQRAARDQQRLDSGAVTSPKDLANLQHEIASLAKRQGDLEDVVLEVMERRETAQERVNELTARVASVQSKIDDANGRRNSAFEEIDGELATVTKEREVVAASVPADLLKLYDKLREQQGGIGAAKLYARTCQGCRQELAITELSEIRAAAPDTVVRCENCRRILVRTAESGL; translated from the coding sequence CTGAACGCCGCGCCCGCCGACCAGATCCGACTCCTCGACGTCCAGGCCCTCGACGTCCGCCTGCAGCAGCTCGCGCACAAGCGGAAGTCGCTGCCCGAGCACGCCGAGATCGACTCGCTGAACAAGGACCTCACGCAGCTGCGGGACCTGCTGGTGGCCGCGCAGACCGAGGAGAGCGACACTGCCCGCGAGCAGACCAAGGCCGAGCAGGACGTGGACCAGGTGCGCCAGCGCGCCGCCCGCGACCAGCAGCGCCTGGACTCCGGCGCGGTCACCTCGCCCAAGGACCTGGCCAACCTCCAGCACGAGATCGCCTCCCTCGCCAAGCGCCAGGGCGACCTGGAGGACGTCGTCCTGGAGGTCATGGAGCGCCGCGAGACCGCGCAGGAGCGGGTCAACGAGCTGACCGCGCGGGTCGCCTCGGTCCAGTCGAAGATCGACGACGCGAATGGCCGCCGGAACTCCGCCTTCGAGGAGATCGACGGCGAGCTGGCGACGGTGACGAAGGAGCGCGAGGTCGTGGCGGCCTCGGTCCCCGCCGACCTTCTCAAGCTCTACGACAAGCTGCGCGAGCAGCAGGGCGGCATCGGCGCGGCCAAGCTGTACGCCCGCACCTGCCAGGGCTGCCGGCAGGAGCTGGCGATCACCGAGCTGAGCGAGATCCGTGCGGCGGCGCCGGACACCGTGGTGCGCTGTGAGAACTGCCGCCGCATCCTGGTGCGTACGGCCGAGTCGGGTCTGTAG
- a CDS encoding Nif3-like dinuclear metal center hexameric protein, with protein sequence MPRLSEVIAALESLWPAERAESWDAVGTVVGDPDQAVTRVLFAVDPVQDIVDEAVKLGADLLVTHHPLYLRGTTTVAATHFKGRVVHTLIKNDIALHVAHTNADTADPGVSDALAGALDLRVVRPLVPDPTDPAGRRGLGRVCELDHPVTVRELAARAAERLPASAQGIRVAGDPEAVVRTVAVSGGSGDSLFDHVRAAGVDAFLTADLRHHPASEAVAHSHLALLDAAHWATEWPWCELAAAQLDEISDRHGWDLRVHVSKTVTDPWTAHAASSTTPAGAPN encoded by the coding sequence GTGCCCCGTCTGTCTGAAGTCATCGCCGCGCTGGAGAGCCTGTGGCCCGCCGAGCGGGCCGAGTCCTGGGACGCGGTCGGCACGGTCGTGGGCGACCCCGACCAGGCGGTCACCCGGGTCCTGTTCGCCGTCGACCCGGTGCAGGACATCGTCGACGAGGCGGTGAAGCTCGGCGCCGACCTGCTGGTCACCCATCACCCGCTCTATCTGCGGGGTACGACCACGGTCGCGGCGACCCACTTCAAGGGCCGTGTCGTGCACACCCTGATCAAGAACGACATCGCCCTGCACGTCGCGCACACCAACGCCGACACGGCGGACCCGGGTGTCTCGGACGCCCTCGCGGGCGCGCTCGACCTGCGTGTCGTACGACCGCTGGTCCCGGACCCGACCGACCCGGCGGGCCGCCGGGGCCTGGGCAGGGTGTGCGAACTGGACCACCCGGTGACCGTCCGCGAGCTGGCCGCGCGCGCCGCCGAGCGGCTGCCCGCCAGCGCCCAGGGCATCCGGGTGGCCGGCGACCCCGAGGCCGTCGTCCGCACGGTCGCGGTCAGCGGCGGCTCCGGCGACAGCCTCTTCGACCACGTCCGCGCGGCCGGCGTCGACGCCTTCCTCACCGCCGACCTGCGCCACCACCCGGCCAGCGAGGCGGTCGCCCACAGCCACCTCGCGCTGCTCGACGCGGCGCACTGGGCCACCGAGTGGCCCTGGTGCGAGCTGGCCGCAGCCCAGCTCGACGAGATCTCCGACCGTCACGGCTGGGACCTCCGGGTCCATGTCTCCAAGACGGTCACCGACCCCTGGACCGCCCACGCGGCGTCCAGTACGACACCTGCAGGAGCCCCCAACTGA